From a region of the Microterricola gilva genome:
- a CDS encoding FAD-dependent oxidoreductase, whose translation MAEPGERRTETGAAADTFTEAAAEAVVATADETAAAEDDTEGTAGAAASGPADSAAATDAAAEPDAAIDDAAEADIADVAVVGAGPVGLLLACLLVQRGLSVTVLEARGQSSEHSRAIGIHPPGIAVLAQLGIAEAAIAAGTPIFRGEAWCDGEMLGALEISEAGGRYPFVLALPQRDTERLLRDRLTELNGGVNPVRRGIRVTAVSQRSENVELTTKSAHISVGAGSGADAASPRRVLARYVVGADGARSRVRELAGIRWVAVGQAQPYLMADFRSGRPPRFGGGDGGGSRREGGRLAATTALLAFERGGVVESFPLPDGWRRWVVLTDRLWHEAVAADLAGIVRDRTGIELTTASATAQERARTDESLSAFAVRQHRASRMAADRVALLGDAAHEVSPIGGQGMNLGWLDAAALAPALELAVRGGHELGARALREYDLRRRLAARRAVAQAAFNMQIGREARGARLGVRNALVRALGRPPFRALLARAFTMRGL comes from the coding sequence ATGGCTGAGCCGGGAGAGCGGCGCACGGAAACGGGTGCCGCGGCTGACACGTTCACCGAGGCGGCCGCGGAGGCCGTGGTCGCGACCGCTGATGAGACCGCTGCAGCCGAGGACGACACTGAAGGCACGGCTGGCGCCGCTGCGTCCGGACCCGCTGATAGCGCCGCGGCCACTGACGCGGCAGCCGAGCCCGACGCAGCGATAGACGACGCGGCCGAAGCCGACATCGCGGACGTGGCCGTCGTCGGCGCCGGCCCCGTCGGGCTGCTGTTGGCGTGCCTGCTCGTGCAGCGCGGGCTGAGCGTCACCGTGCTGGAGGCGCGCGGGCAGAGTTCGGAGCACTCGCGTGCCATCGGCATCCACCCGCCTGGCATCGCCGTGCTGGCCCAGCTCGGGATCGCCGAGGCGGCGATCGCGGCCGGGACGCCGATCTTCCGCGGGGAGGCGTGGTGCGACGGCGAGATGCTCGGCGCGCTCGAGATCAGTGAGGCCGGCGGGCGTTACCCCTTTGTGCTCGCGCTGCCCCAGCGCGACACGGAGCGGCTGCTGCGCGATCGCCTGACCGAGCTGAACGGCGGCGTCAATCCGGTGCGGCGGGGCATCCGCGTCACCGCTGTGTCGCAGCGTTCCGAGAACGTCGAGCTCACGACCAAGTCAGCACACATCAGCGTCGGTGCCGGCTCGGGCGCGGATGCCGCATCACCCCGGCGCGTGCTGGCGCGCTATGTGGTCGGCGCCGATGGGGCGCGCAGCCGGGTGCGGGAGCTCGCCGGCATCCGTTGGGTCGCGGTCGGGCAGGCGCAGCCCTACCTGATGGCGGACTTCCGCAGCGGTCGGCCGCCGCGGTTCGGTGGTGGTGACGGAGGCGGGAGCAGAAGGGAGGGCGGCAGGCTCGCCGCGACGACGGCGCTGCTCGCCTTCGAGCGTGGGGGAGTCGTCGAGTCCTTCCCCCTCCCCGACGGGTGGCGGCGCTGGGTCGTGCTCACCGACCGGCTGTGGCACGAGGCGGTCGCGGCCGATCTGGCCGGAATCGTGCGGGACCGCACCGGGATCGAGCTGACCACGGCATCCGCGACCGCACAGGAACGCGCGCGCACCGACGAATCGCTCAGCGCCTTCGCGGTGCGCCAGCACCGTGCTTCACGCATGGCCGCCGACCGTGTCGCGCTGCTCGGCGACGCCGCCCACGAGGTGAGCCCGATCGGCGGGCAGGGCATGAACCTCGGCTGGCTGGATGCCGCTGCCCTCGCCCCGGCTCTCGAACTCGCCGTGCGCGGCGGCCACGAGCTCGGCGCCCGTGCGCTGCGCGAGTACGACCTCCGTCGCCGGCTCGCCGCCCGCCGCGCGGTGGCGCAGGCGGCGTTCAACATGCAGATCGGGCGCGAGGCCAGGGGCGCGCGCCTCGGTGTGCGGAACGCGCTCGTGCGCGCGCTCGGGCGCCCGCCGTTCCGGGCGCTGCTGGCCCGGGCGTTCACGATGCGCGGCCTCTGA
- a CDS encoding L-serine ammonia-lyase, whose amino-acid sequence MTAFVSALDLFSIGIGPSSSHTVGPMRAARDFADRLEPAMLSQVTRLSCMLFGSLGATGIGHGTPDAIVAGLSGLRPEDCDPAAVRGAWSTLPKSAVGHGSVLLAGIHPVDIARDDISFAPFTRLPGHPNAMTLHAWGRDESGTEHELYQETYYSVGGGFIRRASEDAAHAAAAHPGGGASADAVKRVRVTEAATPRHPLPYSSSEELLALCEAQGISLADIARANEEAVHGREALDAGLDAIWAAMHSCVEHGLATPGVLPGGLGVKRRAPEVRERLEAYDGQPVRERDTSTEWLHAFALAVNEENASGGRVVTAPTNGAAGIIPAVGHYYMRFVPGASDAGIRTFLLTAAAIGSLVKANASISGAEGGCQAEVGSACAMAAGALCAVLGGTPRQVENAAEIAMEHHLGLTCDPVGGLVQVPCIERNAIAASTAVSAARLALHGDGTHLVSLDTVIETMRQTGLDMMTKYKETSEGGLAVNVIEC is encoded by the coding sequence GTGACAGCGTTCGTCTCAGCCCTCGATCTCTTTTCGATCGGAATCGGCCCTTCCAGCTCCCATACGGTGGGCCCCATGCGGGCCGCCCGCGACTTTGCCGACCGTCTGGAGCCCGCGATGCTCTCGCAGGTCACCCGGCTGAGCTGCATGCTCTTCGGCTCGCTCGGTGCCACCGGCATCGGCCACGGCACACCGGATGCCATCGTCGCCGGCCTCAGCGGGCTCCGCCCCGAGGACTGCGACCCCGCCGCCGTGCGCGGCGCCTGGAGCACGCTGCCGAAGTCGGCCGTCGGTCACGGCAGCGTGCTGCTTGCCGGCATCCACCCCGTCGACATCGCCAGGGACGACATCAGCTTCGCCCCCTTCACCCGCCTGCCCGGGCACCCGAACGCGATGACGCTGCACGCGTGGGGCCGCGACGAGAGCGGCACGGAGCACGAGCTGTACCAGGAGACCTATTACTCGGTCGGCGGCGGCTTCATCCGCCGGGCCAGCGAGGACGCCGCGCACGCGGCCGCCGCACACCCGGGCGGCGGTGCGTCCGCCGATGCCGTGAAGCGTGTGCGCGTGACCGAGGCGGCGACGCCGCGGCATCCGCTGCCGTACTCCAGCTCGGAGGAACTGCTCGCGCTCTGCGAAGCGCAGGGCATCAGCCTCGCCGACATCGCCCGCGCCAACGAGGAGGCCGTGCACGGCCGCGAGGCGCTCGACGCCGGCCTCGACGCGATCTGGGCCGCCATGCACAGCTGTGTTGAACACGGCCTGGCCACGCCCGGCGTGCTGCCGGGCGGCCTCGGCGTCAAGCGCCGCGCGCCCGAGGTGCGCGAACGGCTCGAGGCCTACGACGGCCAGCCGGTGCGCGAGCGCGACACCTCAACCGAGTGGCTGCACGCCTTCGCCCTCGCCGTGAACGAGGAGAACGCCAGCGGCGGCCGCGTCGTGACGGCTCCGACCAACGGCGCAGCTGGCATCATCCCGGCCGTCGGGCACTACTACATGCGTTTCGTTCCTGGTGCCTCGGATGCCGGCATCCGCACATTCCTGCTGACGGCGGCCGCGATCGGCTCGCTCGTCAAGGCCAACGCCTCGATCTCGGGGGCGGAGGGCGGCTGTCAGGCGGAGGTCGGTTCCGCGTGCGCCATGGCCGCCGGCGCGCTCTGCGCCGTGCTCGGCGGCACCCCGCGGCAGGTCGAGAACGCGGCGGAGATCGCCATGGAGCACCACCTCGGCCTCACCTGCGACCCGGTGGGCGGGCTCGTGCAGGTGCCGTGCATCGAGCGCAACGCGATCGCGGCGTCGACGGCCGTGTCGGCGGCGAGGCTCGCGCTGCACGGCGACGGAACACACCTCGTCTCGCTCGACACCGTGATCGAGACCATGCGCCAGACCGGCCTCGACATGATGACGAAGTACAAGGAGACCAGCGAGGGCGGGCTCGCCGTCAACGTCATCGAGTGCTGA
- a CDS encoding methyltransferase domain-containing protein, with protein MASAPETARRPGRFLHARATDTAELMDGPGADPATLQRTYEQFGLVNSAVSGWRANYRRYIRPQLSTTRSTTLLDIGSGGGDLPLALAAWAASDGLRLQITAIDPDARAHDFASARRPVRGVTFRRAFSAELVGEGASFDIVMSNHMLHHLSAAELGGLLWDSERLVRGPGPDEADEARGWSRGGSRPKIPRVLHGDITRGRLAYAGFALGTLPFARSLLKGSYIRKDGLTSIRRSFRPVELEGALPAGWAVWPQSAFRYLLVYPGGAIDG; from the coding sequence ATGGCGTCGGCGCCAGAGACGGCCCGGCGACCGGGTCGTTTCCTGCACGCGCGCGCCACCGACACTGCCGAGCTGATGGACGGCCCCGGCGCCGATCCGGCGACACTGCAGCGCACCTACGAACAGTTCGGCCTCGTGAACAGCGCCGTCTCCGGCTGGCGCGCGAACTACCGCAGGTACATCCGGCCACAGCTCTCCACGACGCGGTCGACGACGCTGCTCGACATCGGCTCCGGCGGCGGCGATCTGCCGCTCGCACTGGCGGCATGGGCGGCATCCGATGGGCTGCGCCTGCAGATCACGGCGATCGACCCGGATGCCAGGGCCCACGACTTCGCGAGCGCGCGGCGGCCGGTGCGCGGTGTCACCTTCCGGCGCGCCTTCAGCGCCGAGCTCGTCGGCGAGGGGGCCAGCTTCGACATCGTGATGTCGAACCACATGCTGCACCACCTCAGCGCCGCCGAGCTGGGCGGGCTGCTCTGGGACAGCGAACGGCTGGTGCGCGGGCCGGGCCCCGACGAGGCGGACGAGGCGCGGGGCTGGTCACGGGGCGGCTCTCGGCCGAAGATCCCGCGCGTGCTGCACGGCGATATCACCCGCGGGCGGCTCGCCTATGCCGGATTCGCGCTCGGCACGCTGCCGTTCGCCCGCTCGCTGCTCAAGGGTTCCTACATTCGCAAGGACGGCCTGACGTCGATCCGCCGGAGCTTCCGGCCCGTGGAGCTGGAGGGCGCCCTGCCGGCGGGCTGGGCGGTGTGGCCGCAGAGCGCGTTCCGCTATCTGCTCGTGTACCCGGGCGGAGCGATCGATGGCTGA
- a CDS encoding sulfurtransferase has product MSSPDATTALPAPLLSTPLVSTQWLADHLGRDGLVVLDATVLHVKAPGGGYRWLSGLDQYLVDGHIPGAVFADVLEVFSDPAKPFGFARPDAEQIVAAAASVGIDSDSAVVLYDDSVGQWAARVWWLLRSFGFENVSVLDGGLTKWRAEERQLERGHVEPAVAAGFTAVERPEFWADKDDVAAVVAGEAEATLVCALPPTEFSGETSSRSRAGHIPGSLSLPAGRLVDRADNALLQGAALSEKLAPVLGQATDAEAPAESENTSSALAGRELAPRIITYCGGGIAAAAAALALTAAGTGNIAIYDGSLNEWTADENAPLVSLV; this is encoded by the coding sequence ATGAGCTCACCGGATGCCACCACCGCCCTGCCCGCACCGTTGCTGTCGACCCCGCTCGTCTCGACGCAGTGGCTGGCGGATCACCTCGGACGCGACGGCCTCGTCGTGCTCGACGCGACCGTGTTGCACGTGAAGGCGCCTGGCGGCGGCTACCGCTGGCTCAGCGGGCTCGACCAGTACCTGGTCGACGGCCACATCCCCGGCGCGGTCTTCGCCGACGTGCTCGAGGTCTTCTCCGACCCGGCCAAGCCATTCGGTTTCGCACGGCCAGACGCCGAGCAGATCGTCGCCGCCGCGGCATCCGTCGGCATCGACAGCGACAGCGCGGTCGTGCTCTACGACGACTCGGTCGGGCAGTGGGCGGCCCGCGTGTGGTGGCTGTTGCGCTCCTTCGGCTTCGAGAACGTCTCCGTGCTCGACGGCGGTCTGACGAAGTGGCGCGCAGAGGAGCGCCAGCTGGAGCGCGGCCACGTCGAACCAGCCGTCGCCGCCGGCTTCACGGCCGTCGAACGCCCCGAGTTCTGGGCGGACAAGGACGACGTCGCAGCCGTCGTCGCCGGCGAGGCCGAGGCGACGCTGGTGTGCGCGCTGCCTCCCACCGAGTTCAGCGGAGAGACGAGCTCGCGCAGCCGGGCCGGTCACATCCCGGGAAGCCTCAGCCTGCCGGCCGGCCGCCTCGTCGACCGCGCGGACAACGCGCTGCTGCAGGGTGCGGCGCTGAGCGAAAAGCTCGCGCCCGTACTTGGCCAGGCGACGGATGCCGAGGCGCCGGCCGAATCGGAGAACACCTCGTCGGCACTCGCCGGCCGCGAGCTCGCGCCCCGCATCATCACGTACTGCGGCGGCGGCATCGCCGCGGCCGCTGCCGCGCTCGCGCTGACGGCGGCAGGCACTGGCAACATCGCGATCTACGACGGCTCCCTCAACGAGTGGACCGCCGACGAGAACGCCCCGCTCGTCTCGCTGGTCTAG